One genomic region from Kamptonema formosum PCC 6407 encodes:
- a CDS encoding GDYXXLXY domain-containing protein produces the protein MKSPNEKSVVDSENQEISKTNPELANENLVEPSAFKLSASEQRLPAWRVWVPLLLQIALIVSVPAHAVYTHITGKTVILQTAPVDPYDFLRGYSQTLGYDISNPNNLNALPGWKDLPNDSLTCQSNKTNCSKSPKYLKPGTSIYVILEAPKTVTNSGRPKPWKPVRVSFNKSTNLPANQVAIKGKYNGWRVEYGLETYYMPENRREEVNADITQTQSRQPQSFVVETKIDTEGNAVPISLWVRDRNYRF, from the coding sequence ATGAAATCACCTAATGAGAAATCTGTGGTAGATTCTGAAAATCAAGAGATTTCAAAGACTAATCCTGAGCTGGCAAACGAGAATTTAGTTGAGCCTTCAGCCTTCAAATTGTCTGCTTCTGAACAGAGATTACCGGCTTGGAGAGTCTGGGTTCCCTTGCTGCTACAAATAGCACTAATTGTCTCAGTCCCAGCTCATGCAGTTTATACTCATATTACAGGAAAGACCGTTATCCTTCAAACAGCACCCGTAGATCCATACGACTTTTTGCGGGGATATTCCCAAACTCTGGGCTATGACATTTCTAATCCTAATAATCTTAATGCTCTCCCTGGCTGGAAAGATTTACCAAATGACTCGCTCACTTGTCAATCTAACAAGACTAATTGCTCAAAATCACCGAAATATTTAAAGCCAGGAACAAGTATTTACGTAATTCTAGAAGCACCTAAAACGGTGACAAATTCTGGTCGTCCTAAGCCTTGGAAGCCAGTGCGGGTTAGCTTCAATAAGTCCACTAACTTGCCCGCAAATCAGGTGGCGATTAAGGGAAAATATAATGGATGGCGCGTTGAATATGGGCTAGAAACTTATTATATGCCGGAAAATCGTCGCGAAGAAGTCAATGCTGATATCACTCAAACTCAATCTAGGCAACCACAGTCTTTTGTAGTCGAAACGAAGATTGATACTGAGGGTAATGCAGTACCGATAAGTCTATGGGTGCGCGATCGCAATTATCGATTTTAA